One Armatimonadota bacterium genomic region harbors:
- a CDS encoding type II toxin-antitoxin system HicA family toxin — MPRLPGIHHLAAVRGLEKAGFWVVRQGKHIVMTNGSRVVTVPRHNPIDQYTMGAIVIGAGLTVDEFKQLL; from the coding sequence TTGCCTAGGCTTCCCGGCATCCACCACTTGGCGGCCGTCAGAGGACTAGAAAAAGCGGGGTTCTGGGTCGTCCGCCAGGGCAAGCACATCGTCATGACGAACGGCTCGCGCGTCGTCACCGTTCCACGCCACAACCCTATCGACCAGTACACGATGGGCGCGATCGTCATCGGCGCGGGCCTGACGGTCGACGAGTTCAAGCAGCTCCTCTGA
- a CDS encoding type II toxin-antitoxin system HicB family antitoxin, producing MTFSVRLKESDQGWAVWVPALPGCASQGATREQALDAIKAAIREYLSVVAELHGEDGSVEETVTVDDKVA from the coding sequence GTGACCTTCAGCGTCAGGTTGAAAGAATCCGATCAGGGCTGGGCCGTCTGGGTGCCGGCACTGCCCGGTTGCGCGTCACAGGGCGCGACCCGCGAGCAAGCCTTGGACGCGATCAAGGCCGCGATCCGGGAATACCTGTCGGTCGTGGCCGAGCTTCACGGAGAGGACGGCTCCGTCGAGGAGACGGTCACTGTGGACGACAAGGTTGCCTAG
- a CDS encoding MFS transporter gives MAGPDHDKGKFPRPVRIMAWVSFWADVASEMVYPVIPLYVTGPLKAPAAVLAGMEGAANIVLNFVKGWSGHLSDKLGTRVPFVRIGYAMTAVSKPLTALAFSWPLVALLRIVDRFGKGVRYSPRDALLADAVEPGIAGRAFGFHRAMDAAGAVVGSLTGCVLLWMLPGQYRLVFLGTLLPGIVAVWLTFQLRDKHPAARPEEPETPVVASAVRPQLSPKFYRVLAVSIVFGLANSADMFLLLRAKDLGLSDSLVVLSYVVFNAVYSVSAFPLGHLSDKVGRKTVLAIGWAVYALTYFGFAATPLAGVWPLMALYGIYNGACDGVSRAWVKDASEPENRGTAMGVYAMANGFAVLAGSLVAGVTWDRVDHRAPFWIGGSLATLALIGLLAMWRKV, from the coding sequence ATGGCCGGACCGGACCACGACAAGGGCAAGTTTCCAAGGCCTGTCCGGATCATGGCCTGGGTCAGCTTCTGGGCCGACGTCGCCTCGGAGATGGTCTACCCCGTCATCCCGCTCTACGTCACCGGCCCGCTCAAAGCCCCCGCCGCGGTGCTCGCCGGCATGGAAGGCGCGGCCAACATCGTCCTCAACTTCGTCAAAGGCTGGAGCGGCCACCTCAGCGACAAACTCGGGACGCGGGTGCCGTTCGTGCGCATCGGCTACGCGATGACGGCCGTTTCGAAACCCTTGACCGCGCTCGCCTTCAGTTGGCCGCTCGTCGCGCTGCTGCGGATCGTCGACCGCTTCGGTAAGGGCGTCCGCTATTCGCCTCGCGACGCTTTGCTCGCGGACGCCGTCGAGCCGGGGATCGCAGGCCGGGCGTTCGGGTTCCACCGAGCGATGGACGCGGCGGGCGCGGTCGTCGGCAGCCTCACGGGTTGCGTGCTGCTTTGGATGTTGCCCGGCCAGTACCGGCTCGTTTTCCTCGGGACGCTGCTGCCTGGGATCGTCGCAGTCTGGCTGACCTTCCAGCTCCGCGACAAACACCCTGCCGCCCGGCCCGAAGAGCCCGAAACCCCCGTCGTCGCGAGCGCGGTGCGTCCTCAGCTCTCGCCAAAGTTCTATCGCGTGCTCGCCGTCTCGATCGTGTTCGGCCTCGCCAACAGCGCCGACATGTTTTTACTGCTCCGGGCCAAGGACCTCGGCCTGAGCGACAGCCTCGTCGTGCTCTCGTACGTCGTCTTCAACGCCGTCTATTCGGTCTCCGCCTTCCCTCTCGGCCACCTCTCGGACAAGGTCGGCCGCAAGACCGTCCTCGCGATCGGGTGGGCGGTCTACGCCCTCACGTATTTCGGCTTCGCCGCGACCCCGCTCGCAGGCGTCTGGCCGTTGATGGCGCTCTATGGGATCTACAACGGCGCGTGCGACGGCGTCTCCCGCGCCTGGGTGAAGGACGCCTCGGAGCCGGAGAACCGCGGCACCGCGATGGGGGTCTATGCGATGGCGAACGGCTTCGCGGTCCTGGCGGGCAGCCTCGTGGCGGGCGTCACCTGGGACCGCGTCGACCACCGCGCCCCGTTCTGGATCGGCGGCTCCCTCGCGACCCTCGCCCTCATCGGCCTGCTCGCGATGTGGCGCAAGGTCTGA
- a CDS encoding ABC transporter permease, protein MKAYASFFVLVAAWALLFAAFAWKLPNSFPTQANIETIARQTAIVGFAAIGMTYIIVRGAIDLSVGSVVAFVSVVIAWMIQVHHADGVTASLVGILAGCACGAVNGLMVTGLRVSPFIATLASMSVVRGLAKGLGNEQKIDVDKCPPWLKDVLATLEPEQKWKLFPPGVWLLLAMAVAATWLLKGSVFGRNVVACGSNEDAAYLAGVPVKRNMLAVFLIGGFFIGLGGLMMFSRLTLGDPTVAQGLELDVIAAVVIGGASLTGGQGSVAGSLVGALIMTTIRAGSNQIGLPQWVQEIATGVIIVTAVTIDRLRAARAS, encoded by the coding sequence ATGAAAGCGTACGCCAGCTTCTTCGTCTTGGTCGCAGCCTGGGCGCTCTTGTTCGCGGCGTTCGCCTGGAAGCTACCGAACAGCTTCCCCACTCAGGCCAATATCGAGACCATCGCGCGCCAGACCGCGATCGTCGGGTTCGCCGCGATCGGCATGACCTACATCATCGTCCGCGGGGCGATCGACCTCTCCGTCGGAAGCGTCGTCGCGTTCGTCAGCGTCGTCATCGCGTGGATGATCCAGGTCCACCACGCCGACGGCGTCACCGCGTCCTTGGTCGGGATCTTGGCCGGGTGCGCGTGCGGGGCGGTGAACGGCCTGATGGTGACGGGCCTGCGCGTCAGCCCGTTCATCGCGACGCTAGCATCGATGTCCGTCGTCCGAGGGCTCGCGAAAGGGCTCGGGAACGAACAGAAGATCGACGTCGACAAGTGCCCGCCTTGGCTCAAGGACGTCCTGGCCACCCTCGAGCCGGAGCAGAAGTGGAAGCTCTTCCCTCCCGGCGTCTGGCTCTTGCTCGCGATGGCCGTCGCCGCGACCTGGCTGCTCAAAGGCTCCGTCTTCGGACGCAACGTCGTCGCCTGCGGGTCCAACGAAGACGCCGCCTACCTCGCAGGCGTCCCCGTCAAGCGGAACATGCTCGCCGTCTTCCTGATCGGCGGCTTCTTCATCGGCCTCGGCGGTCTCATGATGTTCTCCCGCCTGACGCTCGGCGACCCGACCGTCGCCCAGGGCCTCGAGCTCGACGTCATCGCCGCCGTCGTCATCGGCGGAGCCTCGTTGACTGGAGGACAAGGCTCGGTCGCGGGTTCGCTCGTCGGCGCCCTCATCATGACCACGATCCGCGCCGGGTCCAACCAGATCGGCCTTCCTCAATGGGTGCAAGAGATCGCCACCGGCGTCATCATCGTCACCGCCGTCACGATCGACCGGCTCCGGGCGGCCCGGGCTTCTTGA